DNA sequence from the Uloborus diversus isolate 005 chromosome 1, Udiv.v.3.1, whole genome shotgun sequence genome:
aaaaatatcttttacagaaaactttccaaacgtcccccccccctttttcgcaCTTCCTacggtatttttttgtttatatatatatatatatatatatatatatatatatatatatatatatatatatatatatatatatatatatagccattctttctctttttcctaaATAAAGCTCTTAGTACATTGTTACCTTAGCTTGCACTTATTGTGTCACGAAGCACCAGAGAAACGCGATAACTCTAAATTGCACTCTAATGGTAATGAAACTAAACACGGAAAGTTTAGTAAAGATGTTTCAAACCCGCGCATATACTCCATATAATATCTCCTCAAGTTCAATCGAATTTTCCGACCAGACGGAGAAATTCAGGGAAGCATTGATATAGCTTtcatctaaattcattgcgtTCAGAAGATGAACTTTTTTGCCCCAAGCTCAATTCTATCATGGTCAATGAAAACGGTAAAAACCCATGTCTTAAAATGACAGACAATTCTTGAAATTCACAAAATAGAATGTCAGCAAGCGTGCTAATATTTGTATCTGAAAGTGTTGAAtgtgcaagagacaaatgaataaattaagaGCGAAAAAGCTTGATCTTGAGATTTCATCTGAAACAAACGTGTTAAAATTCCggcattacaatattattttcgcgaaccccctatGAACCCATTGCAAACCCTCCTCCCCCCCTTGGAAAAACTGGGTGAGAACCAATGATACAGACCAATAAGGCCAGACCCTATTTTTTGATGTAGTGTTACAAAAATGTTCTATATTGTGATTTCATCATTTCAGAAAGCCTAACTGGTGATAAAGcattatcaacaagcagtttttaaTCATCATGCAACAGTGGAGCAAATGTTATTctgggttcgtacgctccttcaaaactctttcatttaggaattttttttttgaagagtgcTTCAAAACTTCTGCTGGTTTTAGTTTAAAATGACATTATTTTCCTGTATGGCAGTCATTTTAGACTTAATTTCCTGCTTTTCCAACTAAACAAATGTTATTTCTGTCTTCCACAGTTTGCAGGTctttttttcatctgtttttcAAGGAGGACtcatttttccctttattttcaattgatttcctttttctctctcttgattgttcaattttgtttttcgcaaccCTGAATGTTATCTTCTCAGCAATTCCAATTCCGTCCTATAATTTGGAttccttttcttttaatattgttacaagtacagccacttcaagaaattctttaatgatgacacagttcttgagaaaaacacaggagatttatttacaactatgtgcAAGAAATgtagttaacaactgctaaattaattatagcaattagacaaatatcaattaacaccataAACTCAACAGTCACATCAAAATATGCAAATCACAGCGCAAAGACTTtgcaaaacagagctaatacactaaACACTCTCCAGCATGACAACTCAATCAAGACTTACTTTTTATGCTgcagaggctatttataaatccttgaaaagtttccacaatattccattgAGAAATTTCAATTATGTTCTATTCTGgtatttctctttttattccaTCCACAAATCTTAcctttcagaaatggagggaccatatatttcattcaaatgtaagagggttgtatattcattacaagaaagtaTTTAcgggttacgttactaagacaattttagatgaaagataatggaataaaccccaaatttagccagattataACAAATTTATCGTAAAAATAATTACCAttaacagaatttgtaacaatatttttctgtCCATTTTTGAGTACAATAACTCTGTATTTGTAGTAATAATATGAATTATATGtgttatatattttaaacttttgtacttgaaaaaatagatttaaatctaaaatattttattcataactttttctttaatcagggtttttttttctttcatagttATCTGAGTTCGTCTTGGTTCACATTAATTTGGATAATTGTAACCCTACTGCTttctgacatttttgaatgtttatttttgtAGACTAACTTATTGCATGAAATCTTTATTTGTTTGGTAAAGTGAAACTAAGCTCACATAAACTCACAattatttacttcttttcatatgtttttagGTATAACAGGTTGCAAATGATTAGAGATATTCGATGGGGCTTTGGTGCTGTCTTACCTGCTGATGTtcgctcttgtttgtcagaagcagaagtaaattttcattttttaaactttcataatcAGGTTGTTAATTAACCTTCTGGGGTAGAAGTTGTCCTAATTTTCctaaagttccttttttttaactgttaaaattcCTAAACTTAGTTGTTTATCAAACTGTATTGGGTTTTTTATGCCAATGTTTccagtaaacaaattaaaatgaaaaaaaaaaaaaaaaaaacatgcaccacaaggcagggttgggttttggactgtccaaagaTGGTTTTAGGACAGGACAAGTGGTTTTTACtctccaaaactgtctaaaagtgTCCTAAAGTGTCTTAAATTGTCCAAATGTATGCTAAAGCTAGAGGGTTGCAATCTAATCAAGTTGTATTTACTGCAAGATTTGTAATTCATGAATATAAATAcgaatgaggtttaattaatggagtatttgataatatttttttccacaatgttcatttaaaaatattttacttaaaagaaaTTATCAATAACATTATTGCATGAAAACTTCCTTATGtgacagttggtagagttatgaaaggaaattcataaCATTACCAAGATAACTAatgtcagttccatttataactcaaaggaatgtttttaaatgtgcaatatttaggtgcaaagaAGAAAAAGCTTaacttttttaatgattcttGCAAATAAGTTTACATGATGTTtaacgaaaactattttttaaatcatagataaaGAACAATGGATTGATGTTTAAATATATgcacttttaaaaacttatgctttttttttaaatttatattttcaatagaATATATTCTGCAAGTacataaaattgtaatttattgcattaaagtcaattattgcaccatattttgaacactttcttttgcaccaaTGCATAAATGTACaatcctgtttgtgaaaattgcaacaccgtGAAGGACTTACGCgatgagctgaaaattgcaggaaatgtaaagtagggcatgatatgcaaatgattagaattgcagacctgTAGTGcttgcgtatgctgagcagcgccctctgaacagcggatcgaaccgaatataaatagacggttgTAGCGAAGCGTGTATGATTattggtggttatatgctaggGTAAACATCAactaaatctttactatgccacttcgacgaaagaaagcgaaatttaagcaaattttggagtttgaacGAGGCAGAATCGtcagccttcgtgaagctggattgtcttatcgtgcagtagcctttcgtgtgcagcgtaacagcagcacagaAATCCGGTAGTGGACCCCAAAATGTGACATCaactcgcgatgacagacacctggtgcataTGGTGCTGACAGACCGCACatcttcttctagacaattggcagcacagtggtcaacagctacaggtgtttcattgtgtgcttcatcaattcggagacgtctgctgcagcgtgcaAGGATtgctttatacaggattcctctcacacaAAActatcgccgcctgcggctaaaatgggccaatgtgcataggagctggcgtgctgattggcagcaggtcgtcttttctgacgaatcctgcCTCAATTTGTGGAACCACAATGGCCGAATTCATGTCCGTctctatgccggtgaacggcacattccagaGTGCATTATCGAATGCCACAGAGGACGAACACCCggaattatggtctggggtgccatagcatatcatggacgatcacagttgctacgaattgtgggcaatttgaacagtatctgatacataaatgaagttttacagccccaagctattcctttcctgcaaagattgccaggggctgtattctagcagtgcccgtccacatgtcaccAGGACTGTGGACGGGCCactaccactcaactgtgtataaaatttcattcaactatgatacttccttcatggtgttacacttttcacaaacaggagtgtagaaaCATTTGGTTactattgtggaaaaaaaaatcatgcataacaaattgagatttttaatgaagaattcaacttctacgtaactagattaaaatcaggtGTACAAATAAGTTACATACATATAGAATTATGCTTAAATGTTCACactgaataaatttcaaaaaaaaaaaacatgaatacatTTTGgtgtgtttttgaaattttctcacaaaatatagtttctcaaaatatAGCTTTGGACACTTTCaaacagttttggacacaaaggTTTTGagcaggatggtaaaaacctttccAACCCTTTGCATACATGCATAAATATAGGGAAATTAGGCTacaattatgaaaataaataaataaactattaaaaattaaactcatgcatatacattgaaaattttaatcaagaattcaactccTATGTAACTGGATTAAAATCAGCTGGATAAATAAGTTGAATGCTCaccattgaataaatgtttagtATAAAACattagttttggacactttcagacagttttagacacaagggttttgaacaggacagtaaaaaccagggtttttaccatagtgtccaaaaccttgccaaccctgccacAAGGGCGTTTCTAATCCCAAATGTCCGAAACTTTTGGGTTGtgtgtttccaaaaattttgggctggcaacacattttaaaactgaaattaaaaaattaaaaaaaaaaaaacttttaaggatttttgtatgcatatttctTAATATCTTTTATAGAAAATATTGTCAAACTATAGAATATTGTGATTTACTGTGtaacacccccctccccccccccaaaaaaaaaagaagaaatgccTATTTATTGTAGAGGTTGCTGAAGCATGAAGTTTTCAAGTCAAATTCGAACAGAGCTCAACCCCAGGGAAAAtatgagagcaaaaaaaaaatgtttgacccAAGGCCCACACCTTTCTTTATTCAGGACCTAAAAACATAtctatacacccaaacctgtttttatgccatcttttttttttttttttttatgagattttttttttttttttgctgtatattaaaatttcaatcagattgggatttaattgacgaaataattttaaaaaccagtgcgaggtagtatcttcaagtgaacAACATAGGCACCCCAGTcgaaagtcactgtgacctcccaaaattttccttattcaggAAATTTTGTCTGAGTACTTGGCAAAAATTatccacttggtttattttgatttagtttaaatattactgttttgtaagcttttgggttattttctatatgagactttttttatgcggacCCTACgcaccacattaaaaaaaaaaaaaatttaactgctttgcgaaaacaactttttaaagctacacgtgaagtttcaaacaattttttttaatgcaaattcttTTCATGTGgcccctatccaccgcataaaaacgggtttgggtgtatttttttatgtactatttatatatttttgtctAATTTTTAGTTCTTGCTTTTGTGCACATTTTACTAAACTTTATTAAAAGTTATACAACAACTTTTTGTGTTGTTAAAGGTTGGTTAGAGAGCTAAATTGAGcagcaaaactttcattttatagGTTAACTGGTTCAATACATATAATCGTTCAGTAGCAAGTTATATGACAAGCATAGGAGGTGTTGGAGTTGATCTGTTTTTGAATCTTCAACCACCAAAGTCACTCTATATACAGGTTTGAAATGCTTCTGAGTATTTTAAAAGTTGTTAAGGTTGGTGTGATTAAAGTTCATTgatttaaactatgatttaaaACATTCATTAATGACTAATCtttaaatatagttatatatatgAAACAGTTAGAAGCAAACAGATGTAAGTGGACGATTCcaagttctgagtaaaacgcgtatgAAGATTacgtcctaagtaggctttcattgatttctttttctaaatcatgctgtacagcagcatctaccagggctactggtactatttcttgccccaagatcgAGGAGAGGTTactctactatttgtactggttacagTAGGATAACTATGGGTTGGCAGGAGTGACTCTCGCCAGGGGGGCAGCATtttgactgattaaaaaaaaatttaagagttttttttttccatcatagaaattgaaaaatgcttcaaaaaatttgaaaaaaaaaaacttgcaagaaaaagagctagagggggtatatatatacactatatatacctatatatataatatacactaTATATACCTATATATAAAATCTACTGAGAAGCAACATTGGTCTTCAtcaaaaacaattctaaaaaataaaaacctttcaaattttcaaaattaatttgaattctgaaattttgaattaaaattatgttttttgcaatcacgagttacgacaggaccctactcattggttactaccccactcgtttgtttctagaaacggttcctgtcccacctcttgggcggttatgtgtgtatagttgtatgtgtaggcttgtgtgtgtgcatagacctgtgtgtatgcacgttggcttGTGTGTATAAGCGTGCGTgtttaggacatggacgccaccgacaaGGAGCAGCGGCTTCTGGGGGAGttctcaggaccagaggagttgTGCCGGAGCTAGCTTGCAGagcggtggggttgaaaaaggaactggacatcaaggacggtcaagtgaaagcaattagcaatcgtgattgctcaaaaattacaatgctgcctcctatttgtcgaatcaattaatcaaaatgttccaaaaaaaaattctttggaggTCACAATgccctccggtgacttcccatgtgggcaatcctggggggggggcgcaatttcttttgTTCGCCAGCGATGCTAGACTCCATAGTTATGCAGAGTGTCCGCGAatatggaaagtcatggattttgaACATGATCAAAattggtcatggaaagtcatggatttgagTGTAAAATGTCCAAAAGTCATGGAAAGTGACTGTTGGTCATGGATTTCGCGCTCAGGACCGATCGCTGTTCTTCTGTTCTTGGAAGAACGAAAATGATTACATCGCCATTCATCTACTTTGTTTTTCGCTGCACAGAAAAGCTGATTTGTCAATAACATTCCTATAACATGTTTTCCCATTCCGGAgactggggatttttttttcgtatcataGTTTCTATGTTTAATGGTAAGCTTGCTTTTGTACATTACAGTTCAATGATTATACCGATCATATTCAGATTTGTTACTTACTTATTTTTATCAATGATGACTCTGGAATTGagtattttgaaggttttttttcccgtttAATGTATGAATGCATttactaaatttgtattttacaatttcacACTGCGCTTTGGGGAGATAATGGGTTATTAtagattttaaatattcttaaattcTCGTACTTATTTTTTGTCTCAATAAATTGTTGAATCATTTGtttttcatatacatatttagttgaatattttttgctgcTTTTGTTCAGATTTATTTATATAGCTGAgataaaaaggatattttcctAAAACAAAGTTATACTGCTTTATAGTCTCTATTCATATTTATGCGCAATTTTTATGTCATTGTTAAATGAAGTAAATTGCGTAAGTCATGGATTTGAACAACGTGAGTCATGGAAAGCTACGAGCagaagtcatggaaagtcatggatttcaaaactcaaaaagtagCAGATACTCTGACTgactggttatctccattttttaaattttgccatttacatccctttgcttctcactgcctcatatgtctttTGCTCACATTCtgaactttatttcaaaaaacttatCAAATAAAACTATCAataatgttattgtaaaaatagtgaaatatttataaaatactcAAATTCCTGAGACTTAGTTCAGTATTACAGGCAGCAGTGCATTAGTTTTACCAGTAGATATATAAGTTGGATAAGTTCTTATATATTGaatgttttcatttatgaatgacaaaattggtcaaaaatattaaacgtatGTGGAGAGCACAAAGAAAGTATAAGTTCAGATGCCAAAAGGGCCAAAACGAGCTTGAACTTTGAAAGACAGACAGAGGATATGATTGAAGGTAAGAAGTCATTGCTCATGCCCATAATacaattaaaaagaagaaattttcattataaatgtacataaatggaaaattttgagtaaggatttttaaaaaatgttagataaAGGTACAATAAATAAGCATATGAGAAATATGACATTTTGCAGGAGTTTTATATTGTCCCTCTGacttaaattaatgaaatttcagtgtggataaaaaaaggggggagggggtttgaaattcactaaaaaaatattgaaatcttaTTCGCATTGTAacaaattttcaagcaaaaattaGCCTATGGGGCTGTCCACAAAAGAGGCAGCGAGAAACAAAGGGCTGTTAgtcccaaatttttttaaaaaatggagataaccagtacaaataggagaacctctcctctatttTAGGACAAGAgctggtactagtagccctggtaggtgctgcgaTACAGCATGATTTGTAAAAACATTCAATGAACTGTCCacctagaatctgaactttaaatgAGTTGTACTCAAAACTTTAGAAAGCCCACTTGCAtacctttacttctcactgtTTCAAATGCTTtcatgctttgaagtgggtcaTGACTTTAAGAGGAGGTGTGAGGGGGGGAAAATGTGACATCAGGTTTTTTTTAAGAACatgttaatgaattaaaaaatcgTACAATGCACTTATAATCTGTTATTGAGGATCAAATTTACACTCTTAtacaaaagctcttttttttacattgtaggTTAGATGCCTTTGTGATTATGGTGATTTTGAAACAAGTGATGGAAACACAGTTGTTTTGAGTAAAAACAGCACTGTAAGTAATTTTCTTTTACAGTCAACTCCCAATTATTGGCGTTTCAGGTGctttcacctttttttaaaaacttattattgtgttattgttcgcttttagatatcacatatattttttatgttcaatGTTTCTAGATGCAATGTATCAATGTTTATAATTTTAATGTATGCGAGAgtgctattaatattttttagctattgtgtgCATTAAGCAGCATTTTTTACCTATTAATCAGATTATACACATTTTAGGCTTATCCTTGGTTACTGTGCCACCCTATTTcacggataattgggagtttactgcaataaatgaaattgtgtctctgaaaactttttttttttttttgtgattgtttCCAGAACTTGCCCTTTTTCTTAAGTAAAATTAGTAGACTCGCCCAGTTTAGAACTCAAAATAGCTTTTAGATTTGACAAAGAGGAGGAAACCATCAAGGGTACAGACATAGTTGACACATACCAAAATTTTCGCATTGAAAGGTTTGAGCCGTTTCTTGAGAATGGCAAATGATCTTTCCCATTTGTTAGTGGAAGAAGATCTTGTCATGGAAGTGATGCAAATAATCATGAATGCATTAATGCCCTACAAAGAACTTTAGTGAAAATGATTGCCAACAGATTAGCATAATCAGCTAGTTTGGtaaacatttagtatatttatacACACGGGGATACTATATTCACAAAAGATTCTCTGTTTCTCCTTTAGAAATCCTTATTAGcaataacattttgatttttttcaatgcaacagTTGTAATGTGTATTAAGGTGTTCAAATTGAAATGCATTAAtgtgtttgtttctttttcagcATTTTCTGCAAAGAGCAGACTGTGAAAAACTTATACATCAAGGCATTTTGGAGCATATATCAGTATGATTTGAAATGTTGTTTAAACAATTGTAATGAATAATTAAGTGGTgaattttggttaaataaaagagaaataaagttTATATATTTAATAACGTTAAAGTTTGCTGATTTCATTGTAATGTTAGGTGATACATATTTTACAGGGGTTGAAGCAAGTCTTTTTAGGTTTGATCTTTTTTAGACATTGGTcactgttttcatttttcttttaaatctaattttcaatataaaaagtatattaatcatagtaatattgttcatttattattgaaaataaccaaaaagttatgttctgtatttttatgatttataaTCATTTATATACATCAGTAACATAATATtccatttttacttgtattttatattcataaaattactagcaacgtaacaattttaattcaaaataaaagtgtCTTATTagatattaaacattgctcagaaaaaaacagaaaatgttttatgactgtGCTCCGagtaatgcatattatttatttctgaatcatgtagctaacagaagaaaaatgagtagaacagctaatCCTAagttaactccattaaaattaatagaaacgtcaaattaaatctttactaatattataaagagagaggacgaatttttgtgtgtttatatgttcgaggtaatctccggaaccactgcacctatttgaaaaattccttcactataggAAAGATgccttctcactgagtaacataggctataattcgaaaaaaatctgataaatggttccttttttattccaatttaggtccaaattttacgtaaattgcctattattggctattaaaggggtgaaaaattacttgcacatattaatattttatatcgttgaaaagggtagaattttccgcgttctaaacaatttgtttcgatgctctaactttattacgacgggagtaatttgcatttttagctcgaacgtttttaggcttagctgaaatttaagcactactttcttcattaaatctatcaataaaaagtgaaggagttgtcccacagttttcttttttacaccattgaaaaaagcgtcattttttactccagaaatatctcgacttacagtcgaaaaaattagcttctatcttcaaaggaaaaaagttacaagcgtttttaaatcaatttcgaaatatgtcgtTTTGATTCAGattgt
Encoded proteins:
- the LOC129229298 gene encoding DNA replication complex GINS protein PSF1-like isoform X2 translates to MDFLKTRKHDEVLRQVFEEMKALFEENQVDVNASISGEMQYHAAVQLRHSVLLRNKRCVLTYLYNRLQMIRDIRWGFGAVLPADVRSCLSEAEVNWFNTYNRSVASYMTSIGGVGVDLFLNLQPPKSLYIQVRCLCDYGDFETSDGNTVVLSKNSTHFLQRADCEKLIHQGILEHISV
- the LOC129229298 gene encoding DNA replication complex GINS protein PSF1-like isoform X3 codes for the protein MLGDKALELIKQLQRCDYLNPLQDEVLRQVFEEMKALFEENQVDVNASISGEMQYHAAVQLRHSVLLRNKRCVLTYLYNRLQMIRDIRWGFGAVLPADVRSCLSEAEVRCLCDYGDFETSDGNTVVLSKNSTHFLQRADCEKLIHQGILEHISV
- the LOC129229298 gene encoding DNA replication complex GINS protein PSF1-like isoform X1 codes for the protein MLGDKALELIKQLQRCDYLNPLQDEVLRQVFEEMKALFEENQVDVNASISGEMQYHAAVQLRHSVLLRNKRCVLTYLYNRLQMIRDIRWGFGAVLPADVRSCLSEAEVNWFNTYNRSVASYMTSIGGVGVDLFLNLQPPKSLYIQVRCLCDYGDFETSDGNTVVLSKNSTHFLQRADCEKLIHQGILEHISV